ATGCTGATGGACGTCGTCCGCGCGGGGACCGGTACGAGGGCCTCCGTCCCCAAGGTGGAGACGTTCGGAAAGACCGGGACGTCCAACGATTTCATCGACGCCTGGTTCGTCGGCGGGACCCCTGGGCTGACGACGGCCGTCTACGTGGGCAAGGACGACCACACCTCGATGGGCAGGGGAAGCGTGGGCGGCATTGCCGCAGCCCCGGCCTGGAAGACGTTCATGGAGTACGCCGTGAAAAAACAGAACACCCCAGCGAAGTTCGATCCGCCTCCGGCATGGGTGGAGACCGAAAGGGTGACGATCTGCCGGACGACAGGGTACCGCGCCGCGTCGGGCTGTCCCGGCGTCCCCCTGTACCTGCCGATAGGAAAGGCCCCGAGCGCAAGGTGTCCCCTTCATGGGGGCGGCTATGCCGAGGCCGAGGAGGACCCGACGGGGCCCAGGCTCTTCCTGATCGAACAGGACAACGACTTCGTCCCGGAGCAGCCCGAGTACCCGTCTGTCCCACCGCGGCAGACGCCCTCGATCGCGCCCGAGAATATCCCCGACGGGCCTGCACCCTATCGCCAGGACCCCAGTCCGGCGGATGAGATAGAGAGCCGCTATCAGAAGCTTCTCAAGGAATACGGGATAGAATGACAAAAACCTGTAAGTAAACCTGTAAGGAGGAGAGTTGAACATGAGCACAAAACGCATCATCGTCATCGGCGCGGGCCCGGGGGGCTACGTCGCCGCCGTCCACGCCGCCCACCTGGGCGCCTCGGTCACCCTGATCGAGAAAAAGGCCATCGGGGGGACGTGCCTCAACGTCGGGTGCATCCCGACCAAGGTCCTGCTCCATACGGCGGAGCTCCTGAACGAGCTCAAGTCCGAGGCGAAGAGGATCGGCGTGCTGGCCGACAACCCCAGGCTGGACTGGAACGCCCTGATGAAGCGAAAGACACTGACCGTCTCGCGCCTCTCCAAGGGGACCCTGGACCTTGTGAAGGGGAACGGGGTCGAGTACGTGGAGGGACACGCCATCCTCAAGGGGCCCAGGTCCGTGGAGGTGAACGGCAAGGTCTACGAGGCCGACGCCATCCTTATCGCGACGGGTTCCGTCCCCGACGTTCCGGACATCCCCGGCTACGACCTGGAGGGGGTCATCACGAGCGACGATGCCCTCTCCCTGCCCGTCCCGCCCGAGTCCATGGTCGTCTCGGGCGGCGGGATCATCGGCATGGAGTTCGCGGCGGCCTACGCCTCCTTCGGGACCCGCGTCACCGTTGTCGTCACGTCCCCGGAGATCCTGCGCAACCTGGACACGGACATCGCCCTCATCCTGCGCAAGAACCTGGAGAAGAAGGGCGTGAGCTTCCATACGGGGACCAGCATCACGCGGGTAACGCGCTCCGGGGAGGGGCTGAAGCTGGAGCTGACCTCCCCCTCCGGGCCCATGGAGCTGGAGGCGGAGAAGCTCCTGGTCGCCAAGGGGCGTAAGCCCTACACGGAGGGGCTGGGGATCGAGGCCCTCGGCATCGAGATGAAGCGCGGACGCATCGTCACCGACCGCCACATGGAGACGAACGTCAAGGGAGTCTACGCCATCGGCGACTGCGTGAACGACTACATGCTGGCCCACGTCGCCTCCCGCGAGGGGGAGGTGGCCGTCGAGAACATCATGGGGCAGCCCGTCGAGATGGACTACACCACGACGCCGGGCGCCATCTACACGTCCCCGGAGATCGCGACCGTGGGGCTGATGGAGAAGGAGGCGGCCAAAAAGGGGCTGAAGGTCAAGGTGGGGCGCTTCCCCCTGATGATGAACGGCAAGAGCATGATCACGGGGGACACGAGCGGCGTCATGAAGGTCATAGCCGACGAGGAGACGAAGAAAATCCTGGGGGTCCAGATGGTCGGCGGCCCCGCGACGGACATGATCGCGGAGGGCGCGCTGGCGCTGCACTTCGGGGCCACGCCGGAGGACATTCTGCACACGATCCACGCACATCCCACCGTCTCGGAGTCCATGCTGGAGGCGGCGGCCAACGTGTTTGGGCAGGGCATCCACACGCCCAAGGCATAGCAACGTCCTGACCGGAGAGAGTGTCTATCGATTCAAGCATTTCAAACGGCCCCCGGCTTACGCAGGGGGCCGTTTCCTCACCCGATAACGCTCAGTGCGGATCCCGGCCGTCCCCATCGGCCGGGGAGCTCGTGGAGCTCGTGGATGGAGGCTGAGCCCGGGAATAGACGCTTCGGCTCCGCTCCCGTCTGCGCAGCTCTTTTTGTAGACGCCACGCGGACTCCAGGGCCCCGGCCAGGGCCCCGCAGTTTCGCTCCCAGGCCTCCTCGGCCTTTTCCTCGAGAAAAACATCGCGATCGGCATCGATCCCCACGGGCCGTCGATGCAGCGTGAAACGCTCTCCGTCGAAGGAGACCAAAGAACCATCGTCGAACGGGACGTAGACCCTCATCATTCTACTCCTCCCTCAAGGGGGCCGCTCAAAGGGCACGGGGCAGGAGAAGTACCATCTCCACCGCGTTCTCGCCATCCGAATAATAGCGGGCGCGCGTCGCCCCCCGCCGAAAGGACAGCCCCTCGTACAGGGCGCGGGCGGGAGCGTTGGCCTCCCCAACCCTCAGGATCAGGCGCGTGCGGCCCATGGAGCGGGCGCATTCCGCGACGGCCAGGACCAGCTGAGTCCCAATCCCGCGGCGGCGGTATTTCGGCAGTACCATGAGCCCCATCAGAAGCGCGAAACCCGCCTCGTGTCCCATCACCGCATAGCCCAGGAGCCTCGAACCGGCACCGCGCGAGAAGGCCCCCAGGTAGGACAGGCCCTCCCAGGGCTGTTCCGAGGGGGAGGAGGCTGCAAGATCCCGTGCGATGACCACATCCGGCCACGGGTAGAGGGAAAGCCCGTTCGCCTCGATGATCGCGGGGACGTCATCCGGCCCGCAGAAACGAATCTCCGGCAGGAACATCCGTCGTTCTCAATTCCTCTTCTCAAATCCTTAAAGGCCCCTGTCGATGGTCTGGCCGCGGTCCTGCCCCACACCGATAAACTTTACTGGGACCCCCAGCCCCTTCTCGATATACTCGACATAATCCCGCGCCTCACGGGGAAGGGAGTCGAAGCTCGTACAGCCCGAGATATCCCCCTTCCAGCCAGGGAGCGTCTCGTATATCGGAACGACCTCGTCCAGGATGTGAGGCGAGGCCGGGAAGCCCTCCAGCCTCTTGCCGTCGTACTCGTAGCCCGCGCAGACCTTGATCTCCGGCATCCCGGACAGGACGTCCAGCTTGGTCAGGGCGATGACGTCCACCCCATTCAGGGCCATGGAGTATTTGAGTCCCACCATGTCCAGCCACCCACATCGGCGGGGCCGGCCCGTCGTCGCCCCGAACTCCCCACCGGCATTCCGCAGGCGCTCCCCGGTCTCCCCCGGCTCCTCCGTGGGCATCGGCCCCTCGCCCACCCTTGTCGTGTAGGCCTTGACCACAGCGATGACGCGAGTCAGGTCGCGCGGGGCGAGTCCCGTCCCGGTGAAGGCGCCGGCCGCGGAGGTCGAGGAGCTGGTCACGTAGGGATAGGTCCCATGGTCGATGTCGAGCAGGACGGCCTGAGCCCCCTCCAGCAGGACGTGCCGCCCCTCGTCCACCGCCTCCCGGAGCAGGCGCACGACGTCGCCGACATAGGGAACCAGGGCCTTTCCCCATTCGCGCGCGGGCCCGTAGACCTCGTCGAAAGGGATGGGCTTCTCGTTGTACAGCCGGGTGAGGAGACGGTTCTTCTCCTCCATCAGGGGGACCAGTCTCTCCCTCAGGAGGTCCGCGTCCAGCAGGTCCTCCACCCTCAGCCCGACCCGCGCGTACTTATCGACATAGCAGGGCCCGATCCCACGGCCCGTCGTCCCGATCCTGCGCCCCTTGCCCCTCGCCGCCTCCTGGGCCCTGTCCAGGACCTTGTGATAGGGCATGACGACATGGGCATGGGGGCTGACGACAAGGCGCGCCCGGTCCTGCCCCTTCTCGTAGAGCTCGGCCATCTCCTCCAGGAACTGCTCGGGGTCGAGGACCAGGCCGTTTCCGATGATGCAGAGCTTCCCAGGATAGAGCATGCCCGAGGGCAGCAGATGAAAAACAACCTTCTGCCCGTTCGCAATGACCGTATGCCCCGCGTTGGCGCCGCCCTGATAGCGGACGAAGACATCCACGTCGGCTCCCATCGTATCGACGACCCGACCCTTCCCCTCGTCGCCCCATTGAGCGCCGATAAGCAGATCGACCTTATGTTCCTTCAATGCCATGCGCCTCCTAATCGCGCCCGCTGCCGAAGGCCCCCGAGGGGGCCGCCCCTTCTATTTCTTTCTGGCCGAGGCCCGCTCCTTCGCAGCGGCTTTACGGACCTCGGCGATGGCCCTCTGGAGCTGAGCGTCCTTGGACTTGTCCCTCTCGGGCTCCCCCTTGACCTCGATGGTCGGCGTGAGCCCGACGTGGTCGATCACCCTTCCGGAGGGCGTATGGTAGCGCGCGATGGTCACGTAGAGGCCCGACCCGTCCGTCAGGGGAAAGAGCGTCTGGACCGACCCCTTGCCAAAGCTCTTCTCTCCGACCAGCGTAGCGCGTTCCCGGTCCAGGAGGGCCCCGGCCACTATTTCCGACGCGCTGGCGCTGCCACCATTGATCAGGACAACCACGGGCATGGAGGTCAGAAAGAGCGCAGGGTCCGCCGAATACTTTTCATTGGCCCTCTCCGCCCGACCACGGGTCTCGACGACGGGCCCCCCCTTCAGGAACATCCCGCAGATCTTCACGGAGACGTCCAGAAGGCCGCCTCCGTTGTTCCGAAGGTCGAGAACCAGCCCCCGGGCCCCCTGGCGAATCATCTCCTTCAGGGCGTCACGGGCCTCCTCGTCGGTCTTCTGCTTGAACTGGGTCAGACGGAGATAGCCGATGTCGTCCGACAGCATCTCGTAGCGGACGGACTTGATCTTGATGATCTCCCGCGTCAGCTCGAATTTCAGGAGCTCCTCCTCCCCGTCCCGTCGGATCCAGAGGGTCACCCGGGTATCCGGCCTGCCCCTCATGCGCTGGACAACCCGCTGAGAGTCCCAGCCCAGGACGACGTCGTCGTCCACCTTGACGATCTGATCCTTCGGCTTCAGCCCCGCACGCTCCGCCGGCGTGTCCTCCATCGGGCTGATCACCAGGACCCTGCCGTCCCGTTCCCCGATGTACATGCCCAGGCCGCCGTAGCGCCCCTCCATCTCAATCTCCTCGTCCTTGAGCTGATTGGGCGTCACGAAACGGGTGTAGGGGTCCTCCCAGGCCTCCACCATCCCCTTCATCGCTCCGTGCAGCAGCTTATCCTCGGGAGCCGGCTTGGAGGCGGCATCGACCTGATAGGTCTCGATGATCGCCCTCGCCTGGCGCATAAGCCAGAGCGAACGGGCGCCGAAAGGGGATATGCGCTCCAGATCGTTCAGGTCCGTCGCCCCGGCGCTCCCCATGAATACGTTTCCCATCGCCACAGCCGCGGCCACGACGCACAGCCACGCTACGCCCCACAATACCCTTCCGCGTCTTCTCTCCATTGCCTCCAACTCCATCCTCGATATCTGCAAAACCACGCGTTAAAATATGCGTTCTTGTATGCGTCCCTGTCCCATTCGGCCGCTGCCAGCGCTTCCCTAAATGCGCCTCAGGTAGTTCATCGGGTCCTTCGCCGTGCCTCCCTGTCTCACCTCGAAATGCAGGCTGTACTCGCCCCCGGCACCCGTGTTGCCCACCGTCCCCAAGAGCGATCCCACGCGGACGGCGTCCCCCTCGCCCACCGAGGTCCTGCCCAGGTTTGCGTACACCGTGGAGAGGCTGTCTCCATGATTCACGATCACGACCTGGCCGAACCCCCGAAGCCACCCGCTGAACAGGACCTCACCGGGGCCAGCGGCCTTTACGGGAGCCCCGGCCGCGGCCCGGATGTCGATGCCGGAGTTGAAGACCTTCGTCTTGAAGACGGGGTGATTCCTCGAACCGAAGAGGGTGGTCACGGGACCCCGAAGAGGCCACTCCAGCCGGGACCCCTTGGCAAGATAGGTATAATCCGGTCGCTTCGGCCCCGGCCCCCGAGATGGCCTCTCCTGCGGAGGCGTTGGAGGCGCCTTTCCCGAAGGGCCCGGCCTACTCGGCCGGCCGCCCTCCGACTGCCGTCGATGCAGCAGGTCCAGTATCCTCTGGCCGACCTCCCGCTGCGCGGCCTCCATCTCTCGGGCGGCCTCCTCGGCCTTTCGGCGCTGCCCCAGAACGTCCTGAAGCAGGGAGTTCGCCTGTGCAATCGCGGCATGGCGCCTGCCGCGCTCCTCCTTCAGTTCCTCCGACTGGCGCGCCAGCTGAGCCCTGTTCTTCTCCAGGTTGACCTTCGCCCCTTCCAGTTCCCTTATCTTTCCCCCCAGCTCCTCCAGGATCACCCGGTCCTGCCGGGACAGGCGATCCAGCATGTAGGACATGATCATGGCCTCATGAGTGTCCTCGGTGGAAAGCAGGAGGTTCAACTCCGCCCGTGCATCGTATTTGTATATGTCGAGGAGGCGGTGACGGAGCGCTTCGACCAGGTTCTTCATGGACCGATCGATCTTGGCGATATCCTCGTTCAGCTCACGCGCCGAGTCCTGCAGCCGTTTGGACTGGAGTTCCAGAAGCTCGATCCGGGCCCCCGACATCTGCGCCTCCTGACGCAGCTTCGTGATCCGACCCAGCAGCCCCTTCGCCTCCTGCGCCTTCTTTCTGGCCGTCTCGTTGTACTGCTCGATCTGACGGCCGAGATTCTGCCGGGTGCGTTCCTGGATGGCGATCAGGGCATCCAGGTCCTCCGCGTTTCCTACATTCTCCGCACCTGCCGCGGGCCAGACCATACGAGCAGGGCCAAGAGCCTCCCCCAACAGGAGAAGAACCGCGGCCAGACAAGCATATCGTGCCCCTGCAACGCGCGTCAAGGAATCGAATCCTCCATTATTGAATCCTGCATTATCAAGTCCTTCATTGCGGGCCCCCTATCGTTTGAGATAATCCAGAGGGTTCTTGACGGCGCCGCCCACCCGAACCTCGAAGTGCAGATGATAGCCCGTCGCGGTCCCCGTCCTACCGACCCTTCCGACGACGGTCCCGGCCCCCACGATCTGCCCTTCCCTCACGGAGGTGGAGGAGAGATGCGCGTAGACGGTGGAATAACTGCGTCCATGATCCAGGATCACGACCTGTCCATAGCCGCGCAGCCATCCGTCGAACAGGACCTCGCCGGCGGCAGCGGCCCTGACGGAGGTGCCGGCGGGCGCCGCGATGTCTATTCCGGAATGAAAGGCTTTCGTCTTGAATATGGGATGGATGCGCTGGCCGAAGGGGCTGGAGATCGGGCCCCGGAGAGGCCAGTCGAACATCGACCCCCGGCCTCGGCCCGCGAGGTAATCCACCCCTCCGCCCCTTCCTCCCCGTCCCTGCGGAGTCTGGGCCTCCCGCTCCTTCTTGCGGCGCATCAGGGTTAGGATGGTGTGCCCCACCGCCTTCTGGGCCTCCTCCATCTCCCGCGCGGCCTTCTCGGCCAGCGCCTTCTGCTTGCGGATGTCCCCGATAAAGTTATTCGTCTGCTGGATCGTCCCCCTGTAGCGCACCTTCTGCGCATTCAGGGCCTCGCTCTGCTTCGCCAGGCGGGCCCGGTGATCATCCATCGTCCTGCGGGAGAGCTCCATCTCCTGCATGCGATCCTGGAGCTGGGTCAGGAGAATCTCGTCGTTCCGGGCCAGCATCCTCATGATATGGACGGACTCGAGGGCCTCGAAGGTGTTCCGGGAGGCAAAGAAGAGGTTCAGCTCCTCGGTCGCCCCGTATTTGTACATGTCGACGATCCGGGTCCGCAGCCGGTCGAGGAGCTCGTCAACCTTGATCTGCTCCCTTGTCATCTCCGCGTTCAAAAAGGCGATATCCTCCTGGATACGGCTCCTCTGCAGCTCCAGCACGGACAGTTCCTGGCCGGCGACGGCCTCGTTCTGCTGCAGTTGATCGATGCGGCCCAGAAGCGACTCGACCTTGGTGTTCAGTTGCTTGATCCGAGTATGATAGTCGCTGATGCGCTCCTCGAGCTTCTTGCGTTTCTGTTCCTCGGCGGCAATCCGCGCATCAAGCTCCGAAACGCCCGACGCATGGGCCGGGAGAGGCGTGCAGGCCATCCCCACCGCCAGCAAAACCCAAAGGAGCAGACGCGTCCACGCACGCAAGGGATCGTCCTCGGACTCTACTCGGGGCTTGTGGCCGAGTGCATGAAGCGGGCCACGACAATACAGCTGCAAACCCAGCCCAACGTCGCCCCGAACCCGGTCAGAAGGATGCAGAAGCGTCCGATGAGCTTGGAGTCGCTCGCGAGGGTGAGGAAGGGAAGGTTCTCCTGCAGGACGCGGATGCCGGGCAGATAGGTTACAACGATCCCCGTCACGGCGATCAGGGCCCCCATCAGCACCAGAAACGTCCCCTCGAGGACGAAGGGCGTCGCGATGTAGCTCCGGGTCGCCCCCACGAGATACATGATGGAGATCTCCTCCCGGCGCGAGTAGAGGGAGATATGAATGGTGTTGTAGACCACCAGGGACGTGACGACAATGGAGAGGACAAACACCAAAAGAGCGATGCGGGAAGCCACGCGGGAGAGGGCCGAGACCCTCTGCACGACCATACCGGCATAGACCACGTCGTCGACGTCCGGCATGGACATGAGGGTGCGGACAAGGGGCTCGACGTCCCTGGCACTTCGGACCCGGACCTTGAAGTTCCAGGGGATGGGGTTCGTCCCCATCAGGTCCAGGGCCCGGGATTGACTTCCCATCTTCGTCTGGAGCCTTGCCAGGGACTCGTCGGGGGAGAAGGCCTGGAGATCCGCCACGGAGGGCATCGCTCGGATGTTTCCCGCGACGCGCTCCACCTCGCTGCCCTTCTTCAAAAACACCTGGACGACGAGCTCGCTCTCCAGCTGCGACAGAAAGGTCCTGATGTTGAGGGAGAAGAGGGTCGTCAGCCCCAGGATCCAAAGCATGACGGAGGCCGTGATGAGGGTGAGCAGCCCCAGGACCCAATGATGGACGAGCAGCCGCCCCATATCCCTCAGGATATACTTAAAAGTCGTCATTCAGCTGATACCTCCCCGCCCTCTCGTCGCGAATGACCCTGCCGGCGTCAAGCTCGATCACCCGCTGGCGGCACGAGTCCACGATGTACTGATTGTGGGTGGACATGACGACCGTCACCCCGGCCGCGTTGATGGCGAAAAGGATCTTCATCACGTCGGCGGCCGTGCGGAAGTCCAAATTTCCCGTCGGTTCGTCCGCGATGAAAAGCGAGGGCGAGTTGGCCAGGGCGCGGGCAATAGCCACGCGCTGCTGCTCCCCGCCCGAGAGCTGGGTGGGCTTCATATAGCGGCGGCGCCACAGCCCCACCTGTTCGATGACCTTGTTGGCCCGATACTCCACCATCTTGCTGGGAACGGCCATGGCCTCCATGACGAAGGCCACGTTCTCATACACGGTCAGGTGCGGGATCAGCTTGAAATCCTGGGCCACCAGCCCGACGTCCCTCCTGTAATAGGGGACGTCCCCCGCCCGCATCTTGCGCAGATTGCTGTCGTTGACGAACAGGTTTCCCCGTGTGGGCAGGAGCTCCCGCGTGATCAGGCGCAGCAGCGTAGACTTCCCGGACCCCGTAGCCCCGATGACGTAGACGAACTCCCCCTTGTCGATACTGAGATTCACATCCCTCAGGGCAACGATATCGGGCTCGAAAACCTTGAATACGCCCGAGAATTTGATCTTCATTACGGACAAATCCCCTTTTCGTTTCGCAGTCCGCGTCCCGGCGCTACCGTCTTCGGCGGGTCCAAGCCAAAACTGCGGCACTGACTATCTGTGCCGCGGTCAGCCCATAGTATTCCTTCAGGTCCTGAGGCGCCCCGCTCTGCCCAAAGCCGATCTCGACCGCCACGGGCTGCACGGGGATCGGATACTCCCGTGCCGCCAGGCCGGCCACCGTCTCGAAAAGCCCGCCGGGCAGAAAATGTTCCTCCGCCGTAACGCAGCACCCGGTGCGCTGGATGGAGGAGAGCAATGGACGCGCCGGGAACGGGGCCAGACAGTAGCAGTCGATGACCTCCGCCCCAATATCCTGCTGGGCCAGTATGTCGGCGGCCCTCAGGGCTTCTTGGACCATGATACCACACGCACAGAGGGTGATGTCCGCCCCCCGACGCAAAATGCGCATTCCGCCAAGGCGCATCCGCACGTCCTCCTCGGGGGGGACGTGTGGGGATGTCCCCTCCGATCCGGGCACGATGCCTCCAAGCCTGACATAGGCGGGGCCCCCCTTCCCGACGGCCTCACGCAGAAGCGCCGTCGCCGAGCGGACGTCCGACGGAACGAGGACCTTCATATTGGGAAGGGAGCGCATCAGAGCGATATCCTCGAACATCTGCCTCGCACCGCCGGCATATCCGGAGCCGAAGCCCGCGTCGCACCCCATCAGGCAGACGGACAGGGAGGGAAGCGCAACCACGGAACGAATCTGGTCGTAGGCCCGCCCGACCAGGAACGAGGCGCAGGACGCGACGACGACCCTCCTCCCCCCGCAGGCCATCCCCGCCGCCGTCAACACCAGCCCCTGTTCCGCCAGCCCGGCGACATGAGGAAACCCGGCGTCCGGACCCGATGCCCCATCCCCCAGGACGACGAGCCCGGGGAACTCCTCCTCCCTCCCGTCGAACGCTTCGCGCAGAAGCGCACCGCAATCCATTGCAACTCTGGAGTCAATTCTGGAGTCAATGTTCGTCATGACGGCAGATCCTCGAGGCCCCGTATCAGGAGCTCCGTAACCTGGCTGTCCAAAACGCTCGCGTCGTCCAGGGGGCGCTCCCGAAGGGACGGGAGGCCCCTGCCGTGGACCGTTCGCGCCAGGACGACCCTAAACCGCCCCTCCGAACGGTTCTCCGAACCCGAAAGGAGCGACCGGGCCTCCTCGAGGGACGCATAATCGTGCCCATCCGCATGGGCGATACGGCAGCCCATGGCAGAGAGCCTATCTGCGGCCCAATCGAATCCCCTCGGAGTCCCGCGGCCACAAGAGGGCGTTTCCGGACATTCCACGATCAAGGTCAGATTCTCCGGGGCACGGACAGCAGCCAGGACCTCCCAAGTCGCCCCCATCATCAGCTCCTCCGCGCCCATCAGGCAAAAAACATGTGCAGCGGGCTGATTATCCTTTAAGGACAGGGCAAGCCCCAAGGCGATCCCGGCCCCCATCCCCGGGGCACCGCAGGACACGTCGACGCCGGGGGTCCGCGGGCACTCGGGGGCCGCCTGGAGCAGGCTGCCCAGGCGGGCATAGCTCCAAAGCTCGTCGCGCCCGAAGAAGCCGCGCTCCGCAAGCACGGCATACAGCGCCGGGGCGGCCGATACCCGGCTGAGGACGAAGCGGTCCCGGCCGTCCTCGTCCGCCCCTCCGGGGCCGGCCCGCAGGACCGCCCCGTAGAGCCAGACCAGGAGCTCGACCGCGGAAAAGGAGGAGAACAGGCTCCCCGCGTTTGCGTTCCTGAGCATGCCGACGATGTCCCGGCGCACAACGAGGGCGCGCCCCTGCAGCGTTTTCAACGACACGGGGTCCAAGAGACACCCCTCCCCTTTCCCATGGGCCCGCGGCACCGAATGGCCTGCCCCCTTTCGGAGAGCACGGGCTCCGTTTTCAACAGACGCACACGCAAAAAATTTTACAACCGGGAGCTTCGGATAAAAAAGCCTCAACGGAAAAAGCCCCCGGCATCCGAACGGACGCTCGGGGGCAGGGCGTGCCGGAACGCCGCCGCGGCCGGGCCGGAGGAAGGGCACCGCCTCTCACAGCATCGAGACGACCCCTCCCGGCTCCGGCGCGTAGCGGGCGCGCTCAAGCAGTGCCCGGGAGATGTCGTACTCCCCCCAGACGGCCAGAAGCAGCTCTTTCATGGAGAGCTTGCGGCGCTCCCGAACCTCTCCCCACAGTGTCGGGGGGAAGAAGGCCCAAAGGTTGAAAGCCGCGCGTTCCCGCGTGCCGAACCGGGACAGGACCAGGTATCCCGAGCTGGGGTTGAACAGGAGGAGGGGCACGGTGTTCTGGGAGATCATGTGCTGGAGGTCCTCCCTGGAAAACGACAGCGCCTCGAGCTCCGCGAGGTCCTTTTCCCCGGGAAGGTCGAGGATGGAAAACCATACCCGGGCGGGGGCGTCGGGATCGGAGAGCTTCGTGCCGGCCTTCAGCCAGGCACGGAGCCGCACCACGATATCGAACTCACCGCGGGCAAGCGCGAAGCGCAGGGCCCAGTATCCCTTGCGGAGGAGCTCGTCCTCCTCGAGAAAACGGCTGAAAGCCCTCTCGTCCCGGAAGGGGACCCCATCCGCAAAGGCGGCGTTCTCCCTCATCAGCCCCCTCAGGATGAGGACGGCGGAGAGATGGTCTCCCGGCGGTTCCGTCTGGGCCAGCAGTGCGTCCCGCAGACTTGTGACGAGCTTCGGGGGCAACACCGTAACTGCGGCGCCGTCCACGGCGAGGGAGAGTTCCCTGTCCTCATAGGGGAACAACTCCCGAGGCTCGTCGCCCGGCCTCCCCCATACCCAACGCTCGGAGGCGCCCTTGGGAGAGCAGCCCAAAAGGTAACGGTTGTACGGCAGCAAAACCATCACAAAGGGACCTCCGGGATCGGGGACCCCCTCGGGGAGGGACATCTGCGGCAATTGGGCTAACGTTCCATCGGACATCAATTCAAAGATCAAACCGCTCCCCCCCTGCTGAAGAAGACAACACCCAAAAAGGCCAAGGCACGGTCTTACCCCATACACTTGGCTTTTCATTAACTTTTTATTAGCTTATCACAAGAACCGAAAAATGAAACCATAAGAAGAGGACCCTGTCGTTGTTCTGTGATAATTGTAGCTACGCTATACCTTCGGTCCACCCCCCTCCCCCGCACGATAGGTCTTTTGGATACAGTGCGGTTTCCCAACGCCGCGGTTCTGTATCTGAGGCGCCGTGCGTCTACACCTGATCTCATGGCCATCCGTATGACGACGTGTTTAGGACATTGTTGAACGACTGTTCCGCTCTCATTATTCCGCTCGTGAAAGACAGGGTGGAGATGGTCTCCGATCTGAGACGGCAATACGAGGAGGAGTAACGAGCACAGGACCGAGTTGATACAGCTAAAGAGCAACTCAATACGAAGAGGATGCCCCTGCGGGGCACCCTCTTCGCGTTTATGCTTCTCTTACTTCATCACATGACCAGGGCTTGGATGTCCCCGGCTCCTCGCGGCTTCAGCAGGCGGGCATGGAGTCGATGCACTTCGACGGGCACTTGGCGACGCACGTGCCGCAGTTCACGCACTTCTCCGGATCGATGACCGCGAGGTCGCGGTCCATCGTGATGGCGCCAACCGGGCAGAGCTTGGCGCAGACTCCGCAGC
The sequence above is a segment of the uncultured Fretibacterium sp. genome. Coding sequences within it:
- the lpdA gene encoding dihydrolipoyl dehydrogenase; amino-acid sequence: MSTKRIIVIGAGPGGYVAAVHAAHLGASVTLIEKKAIGGTCLNVGCIPTKVLLHTAELLNELKSEAKRIGVLADNPRLDWNALMKRKTLTVSRLSKGTLDLVKGNGVEYVEGHAILKGPRSVEVNGKVYEADAILIATGSVPDVPDIPGYDLEGVITSDDALSLPVPPESMVVSGGGIIGMEFAAAYASFGTRVTVVVTSPEILRNLDTDIALILRKNLEKKGVSFHTGTSITRVTRSGEGLKLELTSPSGPMELEAEKLLVAKGRKPYTEGLGIEALGIEMKRGRIVTDRHMETNVKGVYAIGDCVNDYMLAHVASREGEVAVENIMGQPVEMDYTTTPGAIYTSPEIATVGLMEKEAAKKGLKVKVGRFPLMMNGKSMITGDTSGVMKVIADEETKKILGVQMVGGPATDMIAEGALALHFGATPEDILHTIHAHPTVSESMLEAAANVFGQGIHTPKA
- a CDS encoding GNAT family N-acetyltransferase, producing MFLPEIRFCGPDDVPAIIEANGLSLYPWPDVVIARDLAASSPSEQPWEGLSYLGAFSRGAGSRLLGYAVMGHEAGFALLMGLMVLPKYRRRGIGTQLVLAVAECARSMGRTRLILRVGEANAPARALYEGLSFRRGATRARYYSDGENAVEMVLLLPRAL
- a CDS encoding adenylosuccinate synthase, with protein sequence MKEHKVDLLIGAQWGDEGKGRVVDTMGADVDVFVRYQGGANAGHTVIANGQKVVFHLLPSGMLYPGKLCIIGNGLVLDPEQFLEEMAELYEKGQDRARLVVSPHAHVVMPYHKVLDRAQEAARGKGRRIGTTGRGIGPCYVDKYARVGLRVEDLLDADLLRERLVPLMEEKNRLLTRLYNEKPIPFDEVYGPAREWGKALVPYVGDVVRLLREAVDEGRHVLLEGAQAVLLDIDHGTYPYVTSSSTSAAGAFTGTGLAPRDLTRVIAVVKAYTTRVGEGPMPTEEPGETGERLRNAGGEFGATTGRPRRCGWLDMVGLKYSMALNGVDVIALTKLDVLSGMPEIKVCAGYEYDGKRLEGFPASPHILDEVVPIYETLPGWKGDISGCTSFDSLPREARDYVEYIEKGLGVPVKFIGVGQDRGQTIDRGL
- a CDS encoding S41 family peptidase — its product is MERRRGRVLWGVAWLCVVAAAVAMGNVFMGSAGATDLNDLERISPFGARSLWLMRQARAIIETYQVDAASKPAPEDKLLHGAMKGMVEAWEDPYTRFVTPNQLKDEEIEMEGRYGGLGMYIGERDGRVLVISPMEDTPAERAGLKPKDQIVKVDDDVVLGWDSQRVVQRMRGRPDTRVTLWIRRDGEEELLKFELTREIIKIKSVRYEMLSDDIGYLRLTQFKQKTDEEARDALKEMIRQGARGLVLDLRNNGGGLLDVSVKICGMFLKGGPVVETRGRAERANEKYSADPALFLTSMPVVVLINGGSASASEIVAGALLDRERATLVGEKSFGKGSVQTLFPLTDGSGLYVTIARYHTPSGRVIDHVGLTPTIEVKGEPERDKSKDAQLQRAIAEVRKAAAKERASARKK
- a CDS encoding peptidoglycan DD-metalloendopeptidase family protein, producing MTRVAGARYACLAAVLLLLGEALGPARMVWPAAGAENVGNAEDLDALIAIQERTRQNLGRQIEQYNETARKKAQEAKGLLGRITKLRQEAQMSGARIELLELQSKRLQDSARELNEDIAKIDRSMKNLVEALRHRLLDIYKYDARAELNLLLSTEDTHEAMIMSYMLDRLSRQDRVILEELGGKIRELEGAKVNLEKNRAQLARQSEELKEERGRRHAAIAQANSLLQDVLGQRRKAEEAAREMEAAQREVGQRILDLLHRRQSEGGRPSRPGPSGKAPPTPPQERPSRGPGPKRPDYTYLAKGSRLEWPLRGPVTTLFGSRNHPVFKTKVFNSGIDIRAAAGAPVKAAGPGEVLFSGWLRGFGQVVIVNHGDSLSTVYANLGRTSVGEGDAVRVGSLLGTVGNTGAGGEYSLHFEVRQGGTAKDPMNYLRRI